The proteins below are encoded in one region of Oreochromis niloticus isolate F11D_XX linkage group LG6, O_niloticus_UMD_NMBU, whole genome shotgun sequence:
- the rnf38 gene encoding E3 ubiquitin-protein ligase RNF38, whose translation MPIAAAGQPTTQEPRVCPRLPSTPEPVPKGADLFDEAGATESAERIEYGGAEGGRGLGGYSYSQSGARGFVQPGSTNGSPPQSPVASSSFLFHSLHPHQMTMEPPRTRSRSRSGYYQSCGVGNGNGMTGSAVMVSNHHHHLHHHHHHQQQLHPQQQNGAACAPLGTHSSHSENQQRAPGSNASPGIQRLSSVPGAHRIPAAGASGGSYHCHPDHAYGEESDKSEESPSPKRQRLSSQSVLEQLTSSAPPPSTPSPPIRPWESGPQSRRQSHPHSHYHQERCLTPARHRRSPPARRQRGRLSRPSRHLPPHHHPPTQGPISRLSPSELQDENYHHNPHPSTPQTYPTHTPSAYGQPPTSGGGGVGSEEPRAFHPPSLSSRLLHPATHHHHHHHHQQQHHATQQQQGAMVMDLHEQLQQGTVPVSYTVTPVPPHGLTAPLCSSQHLPPTCSSQQQVPACSVVFSTGQHYHPMIQACSVQHLPVPYAFPSLLSSDPQFLLHPPPHMSHHPPHLPTPGQFLPFQTQQPRSPLQRIENEVELLGEQLSVGGGFSYAHHHHHHHHHQPPSALAPSTPLQFLSHHDPLSQELFTVPYPHFMPRRFTSRRYRSQQAVPPSPYHPSFLPYFLSVLPMPPNVAPAISLELDVDDGEVENYEALLNLAERLGEAKPRGLTKADIEQLPSYRFNPNNHQSEQTLCVVCMCDFESRQLLRVLPCNHEFHTKCVDKWLKANRTCPICRADASEVQRDSE comes from the exons ATGCCAATCGCAGCCGCTGGACAGCCAACGACTCAGGAGCCTCGAGTTTGCCCCCGGCTGCCCTCCACCCCGGAGCCTGTCCCTAAAGGGGCTGATTTATTCGACGAGGCGGGGGCGACAGAGTCTGCGGAGCGAATAGAGTACGGGGGCGCGGAGGGGGGCAGAGGACTCGGGGGCTATAGTTACAGCCAGAGCGGCGCGAGGGGCTTTGTACAGCCCGGATCTACCAACGGCTCTCCGCCGCAGTCCCCAGTAGCgtcctcctcttttctcttccACTCCCTTCACCCCCACCAAATGACCATGGAACCTCCAAGGACTCGATCTCGCTCACGGTCTGGATATTATCAGTCCTGCGGTGTTGGGAATGGCAATGGAATGACCGGCAGCGCAGTTATGGTATctaaccaccaccaccatctccaccaccaccaccatcatcagcaGCAACTACATCCACAGCAGCAGAACGGTGCCGCTTGCGCACCACTTGGAACTCACAGCAGCCACTCGGAGAACCAGCAGCGAGCCCCAGGAAGTAACGCCTCTCCCGGCATTCAGAGGCTGTCTTCTGTTCCCGGAGCGCACCGCATCCCAGCAGCAG GAGCCTCTGGCGGGTCCTACCACTGCCACCCAGACCATGCGTATGGAGAGGAGAGTGATAAG AGTGAGGAAAGCCCCAGTCCAAAGCGCCAGAGGCTGTCCAGTCAGTCCGTCTTGGAACAGCTAACCTCATCTGCACCCCCACCATCCACCCCTTCTCCTCCCATCCGCCCCTGGGAATCAGGACCCCAAAGTCGGAGACAGTCTCATCCTCACTCACACTACCACCAGGAGAGATGCCTCACTCCTGCCCGGCACAGACGCAG TCCACCAGCAAGGCGTCAGCGTGGCCGTCTCTCCAGACCCTCTCGCCACCTGCCTCCTCATCACCACCCCCCCACCCAAGGCCCCATATCTCGTCTGTCACCATCCGAGCTCCAGGATGAAAACTACCACCACAACCCCCATCCATCCACTCCGCAGACATACCCAACACACACTCCCAGCGCCTACGGTCAGCCTCCCACGTCTGGGGGTGGAGGGGTAGGTTCAGAGGAACCCCGAGCTTTCCATCCCCCCAGCCTATCATCGCGACTACTGCACCCGGCCactcaccaccatcaccaccaccatcatcagcaACAGCATCATGCAACGCAACAGCAACAAGGAGCCATGGTTATGGATTTGCATGAACAG CTGCAGCAGGGCACTGTACCTGTCTCCTACACGGTGACCCCAGTCCCTCCTCACGGTCTCACAGCGCCTTTGTGTAGCAGTCAGCATCTTCCACCTACCTGCTCCTCACAACAACAGGTCCCCGCCTGCAGCGTGGTCTTCAGCACTGGACAACACTACCACCCG ATGATACAGGCATGTTCAGTGCAACATTTGCCGGTGCCCTATGCCTTTCCCTCACTGCTATCCAGTGATCCTCAGTTCCTGCTTCACCCTCCACCTCACATGTCTCACCACCCGCCCCACCTACCCACACCCGGACAGTTCCTGCCTTTCCAGACACAACAGCCGCGTTCG CCCTTACAGAGGATTGAAAATGAGGTTGAGCTTCTGGGAGAGCAGCTTTCAGTGGGTGGAGGTTTCAGCTATGCccaccatcaccatcaccaccatcaccaccagcCGCCCTCTGCTCTGGCGCCTTCAACACCGCTCCAGTTCCTTTCACACCACGACCCCCTGTCACAGGAGCTTTTTACAGTG CCCTATCCTCACTTTATGCCTCGGCGATTCACAAGCCGGCGTTACCGTTCTCAACAGGCAGTGCCCCCATCTCCCTACCACCCCAGCTTCCTGCCTTACTTCTT GTCCGTGCTTCCTATGCCTCCAAATGTGGCCCCTGCTATCAGTCTAGAACTGGATGTGGATGATGGAGAGGTGGAGAACTACGAG GCCCTGTTGAACCTCGCAGAGCGTCTGGGAGAGGCCAAGCCCAGAGGTCTAACTAAAGCAGATATAGAACAGCTTCCATCATACAGGTTCAACCCCAACAACCATCAATCTGAGCAAACACT GTGtgtggtgtgcatgtgtgactTCGAGTCACGCCAGCTTCTGAGAGTATTACCCTGTAATCACGAGTTCCACACCAAGTGTGTAGACAAGTGGCTTAAG gctAACAGGACCTGTCCTATCTGTCGAGCCGATGCCTCTGAGGTACAACGGGACTCTGAGTGA